A region from the Dysidea avara chromosome 15, odDysAvar1.4, whole genome shotgun sequence genome encodes:
- the LOC136245165 gene encoding myb/SANT-like DNA-binding domain-containing protein 7: MASWSDKEVLKLIEIWGEQTIQEQLEGCKRNREVFDKISREMAVAGFTRTGPQCREKVKKLKGEYKKIKDGLKQTGNNRKTCKFFEELDEVMGTKPAIAPPVLLDTFSTPTTESSDHEEAYQRNDEESLNNSLTSGGSVDGDGKAEEKQSSEVNDKDEAAEKRVEKNQYQKSDPEMKSLRKHWTRL, encoded by the coding sequence ATGGCGTCTTGGAGTGATAAAGAAGTATTAAAACTGATTGAAATATGGGGTGAACAAACAATACAGGAGCAACTAGAGGGTTGTAAGCGAAATCGTGAAGTTTTTGATAAGATTTCTCGTGAAATGGCAGTGGCTGGCTTCACTAGAACGGGTCCACAATGTCGTGAAAAGGTGAAAAAGTTGAAAGGAGAATATAAGAAAATTAAAGATGGCTTGAAACAGACTGGAAATAATAGGAAGACGTGCAAATTCTTTGAAGAGCTAGATGAGGTAATGGGGACCAAGCCAGCAATAGCACCTCCTGTATTGTTAGATACGTTCAGTACACCTACAACAGAATCATCAGATCATGAGGAAGCATACCAGAGGAATGATGAAGAAAGTTTAAACAATAGCCTCACTAGTGGTGGTTCTGTGGATGGTGATGGCAAAGCTGAGGAGAAGCAATCAAGTGAAGTTAATGACAAAGATGAAGCTGCAGAGAAAAGGGTAGAAAAAAACCAGTATCAAAAAAGCGATCCCGAGATGAAAAGCTTGAGAAAACATTGGACACGTTTATGA